From Argopecten irradians isolate NY chromosome 3, Ai_NY, whole genome shotgun sequence:
CCTTTATAACCCTGGTTAGGGCAAGGTTTCAGCATACAAGACATCCtaccactatgtgtaatggcggacgaTTAAGCGAGTTTGTGagcatttcacatacatttcgctacagtgggctttttctggcatatcacattAAAACCCCAACTAATCTGATTTCTATATAACTGGTGTAGTGTTCCGGAAATATGTGTACATTCTCAAAATACTCATAGtctgaattgtctctttaacgATTATCTAACTTCACACGGGTTTTCTACAAGAACTTTTAGgaaaattttgaataatatgatataatgatgtggctgtattaattttgtttatcttcTTATGTGTAGAAAGTAACCGCTGAAGGATCCACAATTTCCCGTTTCGACCTCCAGGCTAGCAATGGATATGTCCATATCCTTGATTCTGTAATGCTCCCACCAGAGGGCAGCATTGTCGATCTCGTCGCCGGTAACTCAGAATTATCAACTCTGTTATCGAAAGTCCAATCAGCCAACCTTGTATCAGCCCTACAAGGTAGATTttacatattcatatttcaCCATTCATGTCTGATATATTAACCGTGATATTCTGCTAGACACATTTATCGTTTAAAACCTTTTTATTGCGGAAGCATTTGATAAACTAATTTAGCAGCATCTTTAATAGAGGTGTAACGCATGTTAGTGTACGCTGCATCAACACGGACAATAACACTTTAAACCTACCAAATAGCTCCACAGGACGGTGTGGATTAttgttatcattatattatcattattttcaatagGTGACGGTTTGACTGTATTCGCCCCAACCAATGATGCTTTTGCCCGACTTGGATCAGGAGTATTGGACCATCTGGCCAATAACCCACAACTTCTAATAGGTAATGATCATTGGACCTGGATTTAATTTGCATTAATATTAATGTTAAGATGGTTTgattaatatttattgaatgaatttgaaaattatttttcaatagaatttgcatatacattattgtaatcGGCGCTCATCaatgtcattttgtttttctcCGGTTTGCTATAAATCGagcacatgtacatttatctcGCACATTTAAATACCACTTTTTTATCTCCAGAAATTTTGGAATATCACGTGGTTCCACATACAGAATACTCCGCTGGTCTTTACAACAAGGAACACGTAAGGACACTTGATACTCACCACGACAATATCAGGATTCGCATATCAGGTacgttttcatattttcaaatatcGTTTAATATTGGTTGGTATCTTTGCATTCCTAACAGACAATTTTAGAAGATATATTAAGACAGGCGTACCACAAGGTTGTTCGAACCTCCTCCAAATGCTACAAGACTCGATCTTTCTGTTGCCGTGATAGAGAGAGAATGACTGCAAAATAATATCAAAGGGTTAAATCCTGCTGAGTACAATTTCTAATTTCATTTCGTTTTAAGTTAGATCATTTTCTTTGGCTCCGGAGTCCCATATTGATGTCAATATTATTAAATCATAactttaaagaaattaaaatgtgttaaacGTTTTAAACTTATGTTTCAGGAGACTCCGTCCAAGTCAACAACGGAAATGTAATCAAGGCTGATATCTCCGCCACCAATGGTGTTGTCCATATAATTGACCATGTACTTGTTCCCCGAAGGTTTCACGGATCTCCAATTTTTGGatagaaataaaacacaaaacacatctATATTACAATTACCATCCTCTGTATATAGtatcatactcctacattattattaatatttgtttatacattgttttccaataaaatttatataggtTATTTTTATcgtttctgttatatataaatcGTACAGCGTTACGCATAGCACCTTTAATCTAATTGAATAAACTCATCAGAATACAATACTTCGTCTGATTATGACACAATTAAAACAGCGATAATATCGACTATTAATATATAACGTACACCAACGATACACTATTAACATGTTTTACGTACACCAACGATACAATATTGACATCTTTGTTAACGTACACCAACGATAAACTACTATCATCTCTTTAACGTACACCAACAACATATGAACATAGTAACCTAACAGTtgaaaaaattgaagaaaagaATTAACAATAACTAAGTAGATGTATGATGTAAATCCCGATGCCTCCATATAACAAAAGTCACACACAAACCGCGACGAAACAGGACGGACATGGTTACTTGTACTCTTTATCATAACATTTCGTTTTCGTATCAGATCTCCCTGAATAGATGAGTTTCCCTGGCATGCCTCAATTTTCTTTCTAAACCAAGGCAAAGAGAAGTCTATGGTGGCAAAACTGACATCCagaacgtgaccattatgacgtcacttaTGTTGGCATGGttacgtcaactgatcaccgtcagaATGGCTGTTCCATCATGTGGATTAAATCACCGTTAATAAACTGTTTTCCTTGTCGTACTTAAAAACAGTTAATGTAAAATTCTCAAAATGAgctaataatgtaaatatttcatctatggtctatatagatgccagaactcatctcataatgcgctaGTGCACAATATAAAGATTTTCTGCAAAACTCTATATATACCATAGATGTCCAAGGAAGGCAGTATAATGCTAAAGTATTTATTCGCGGTGTGCCATTTGTCGCTGTTATTGCTTTCTATAAATAATGGCGAAAATGTACACGCATGCAGGTATTAACGATTGCAAATCAATATTGTCATTATAGAAACAAATACCGTAACAATAACTCATCTTTATAGAACTTTCATTATCAACTTTActtgccctgcaggtagagcgttagaattgtacctgctgcccctattgcatgatcgtaaaaggcgactgaatttaggatcttatcttttctcttcttcctaactgactatatccttcctaatgcctcccttggcaccgcctcacttttggcattgagttgagcgttcgcccctgtgaggaaggctctgggttctgtcccctggccgagacacgccaaagtctaaaaaaatggtagtttctgctcctgcttagcgctcagcatacagggagtgggaggactggttcgcccgttgtcagtataatgtgaccgggtggggtgtgttgcttggtgtcttcggcggcatgcttcagtgatatagcactataaaatgggcatcagttccactatacaagcaGACACaccatgaatataccacagtctcataaaacacgcacctcgcacaacatacatgcaacacaaagcatacatgggaggccgtccttacatgaccataactgttaataggacgttaattaataaaacaaacaaacaaacaaatcaactTTACATTACAAAACCTGACTGGTCTCTCTTTTTGTCTGAACATTAAACAGAGATAGGAGCTTGTGATAGCATTTAATAACTGCAAAATTATGTGGCTTATATCACTGATAGGTTTTCGTAActgatatattatttaaagggacaattcactcaggctaattcttttacataaccaagaagcaaaatatagcataaatgtattgctctacatttcttatgaaacatataaggtaaactattgacaaattccacgacattgttaagtattttaattaatatcgttgaaatatcaaatcgttgatcaatacgatttagcaggtacaatatggacgctgtacccatacccgagccaaagtcatgcacgttaaacaaaaAACTACATAACTACTgaaaaggtgataaaatgatttttaggcgagacaattcacctaataaggtaaatacactactgtcagagcgattttagcagttttagacaaaagttgcattactctacgagcaagggactgggttcggcatacaaaaagttcgaccacaatgtgtaatggcggacagcgagcgagtttgaacagctacacacatgtcacaaccatgggattttcatgcatatcacagtaaaactgactgctctaatttccattagaactgggtttttttcaatatttgtacaaattttaatgttcttttagactgaattgtccctttaagatttTAACACACACGCACAGACCATCCGTGTACATCTGAATCGTCTATGTTATTTGTTCAAAAAGTATAATTTAATAATGTCATTTCCAGTGTTGTTTTTCAACACGGCCTGAAATCTACGTAAATTTGAAGTCaatgctgaaaaaaaaagaaaatcatgGTGCAGGAAATTATGGCAATAGCGTAATGTAAAGATTTCAATTTAATCTAAATATGAGACATTACAGTGCACTATTTTTCCACCTTGAAAATTAATCGTTGAATTTTTTCCGAATTCAACTCGGTGTAAGTATCTATTCCAATGCAATGCATTTCGACAGTTGACCGTTAAATATAAAGATTATGTACTTGAAGTATTTTTGAACATCTTGATAGtaaaatttgaaacaatatGTTGTCATATATATAACTGAATGGCGATAAATGATACTAATATCTATTCATCTAATTATAAACttacaaaaacattttgaaaatttaattatacTCTAATAGATGTTTTACCTGATTTTGCAAATTCCGTGTAATTTTTTATCGCATTGATCATCATTCCATCCGAAGTCCGATTCTCCAAGCAGTGTCAGACAATGTTCTGACTTATCATTGTTAGGTTCTGGTGGCTTGAAGTCTTTGAATTCAATCAATTCGTCAGTTCTGATCCATTTCCAAACACCTTCCCTCTCCCTGTCGGTTCCTCCTATAAAGTAACTGACGGAACCCCAGATAACCTCCTCCCCAATCATGCTAATACAAACAATCAAGGAAAAAGTTGTATTACTAACCATGCAGCAATTCAGATCAGATTAAATCAGATATACCTCCTCCTGCATTACTGCTTGTGACGCCCTAAACGAATAATGTTGATGTAGGTTTATGTCGCTAAGAAGTGCTAAAACAAAATGACCGCTAATATTTTTACAAGTTTACATTATCTAGCATTTTCTCTAATTTTCCTCACATGCCAATTAATATagattataatgtatattaatcCAGATTATatgcatttaaaattaaaatatttgattaacATAAAACTATACAGCTAGTGATTTCTGTATCATTTTGTACACGTTCCTTTCATGAAGCtctgtgttgttgttgtttcatcGCGTTCTCaacctgattaaaatacaattaattttagtAACAActaactaaatgaaaaaaatctacgaaatggcccctgtgtatacaaggaTAGACAAGGATAGAATTTTTTACCatgccgctgattggctggttaATAATGAAGATACTGCCAATTAGAGAGTtggatttggtatgaaaacaagtaaaaattaattattgttatatgaGAACGTAAACTTTGAATATAGAACTCAATAGCtgactaatattcctttgttttaattatacattacaaaactttaatAAACTTTAATACTGTGGTCGGTGTTAAATGATTTAGTCGGTTTTTCTCTTATAACCATTCCATTCAATAGAGGATCAAACGttgtgataataaggatctgcatTTTCAAACAGATTGACCTTGGTCTTTGTATTGTTGAATCTATCTCCTCTTTTATAACCACGACTAGAAATGTGAAAACGCCGACTGAAAAGACCTTACGCTTACCTGAGAGAATTATAGAAcactaaatgtatatatttgattgtGGCGGAGAAAGAATTGATATCTTAATTAACATTTCTTGACGCATTAATTGTTAAATCTTTGACAATTAAATAATCTGATCCATTGTACAATCATCCGAAAAAACGCCATTACCTCTTATTGCGTCCAACATCTCCTGCTGACGTCGACGGAGCTCCGCCAGGTCTTCCTTGAGGAGTATCCCCGGCATTATAAACTCCGTGATGTCCGATTTCTTTATGGCGCTACACTGTCTTCTTGTATGTTCGGGAAAGACGTGCTGCGGATAGCTTAAGTCTACCTGTGACATAATTACAACTACCACGATACATAACATTGTTCCTTTCCGTGTTTCGTGTTGTCTTATTCTCATTTTCTTGAATGTGTTGCTGGTCACTtcttacacatatacatatattaagtATATCCTCTAAAGGTAATAAACACTGTTATGTTGTTTTCAAATATGGGGTTCCTAGTTGTAGATCAGATGTGATAATCTTGATCGTATTCACGTGATATATTTCATCGATACTATTAGTATTTCTTCTTGGTGAAAGTTAATGTGGTATCTATTTCCTGATAATAATACCCCACTATTATTATTCACTTTGTCAAGACCACGTTTGTGCgatcttttattaaaattattcaCGATTTCGTCGTATTTTTCTGACAATATTTACCAGAAAGTTGAACTCCTTGTTAAGTCTAAATGTTAACTATAATTGAGACGACTCATAATTGACTacgcatgtacatgtcatatatTAATAGCTTCGCGTTACATCGGAAAAATATACTTCAGTATTATTGTAATACACATTTATCTAGGATGGCCGACAAGAGCCTGggaaaaagatatgaaaaatgtaaCGCTTTATAATATGGTATTAGTTTTTTTCACATCTTTGTTAccataaatgatataaaaaaaaacatatgaaagcATGGTACACAAACGTGTGAAAGCAGTATTTATGTAAACAGTCACTTTTATATTCTTACTGTACCAAAAGAACGGCAGAAAACAGCCATGGCAAAGAAACATGTAAAAGGCGAGAGACTCAAAAGTTACTGAGTTGGACAAATGACTTCCtgataaaatttgtttgtttgatttattaacgtcctattaacagctatggtcatgtaaggatacCCTAAC
This genomic window contains:
- the LOC138317714 gene encoding transforming growth factor-beta-induced protein ig-h3-like, with protein sequence MLRVLCFTLALHAVLGGNLVEVLQSAGESTLISLVQKAGLADALTQGNFTIFAPSNAAFAKLPASLMATLGSDVNALANVLKYHVVSGSVRKQDASNEAQLDTLAGKKIRLNIYNHNHKVTAEGSTISRFDLQASNGYVHILDSVMLPPEGSIVDLVAGNSELSTLLSKVQSANLVSALQGDGLTVFAPTNDAFARLGSGVLDHLANNPQLLIEILEYHVVPHTEYSAGLYNKEHVRTLDTHHDNIRIRISGDSVQVNNGNVIKADISATNGVVHIIDHVLVPRRFHGSPIFG